Proteins from a single region of Corynebacterium pseudogenitalium:
- a CDS encoding ATP-grasp domain-containing protein, whose translation MNAAMPEEQQSEQQQQLDNEPITQLDPARDLRCDPRQVLVLGDSVVEEELAWSFKQLGFDVTHLRTTEIEAEDMQQRYPSLTVAGAGVDPDVLRELEERAGSIVAPSVEAQELCSSREGVRATATDSLGLPTLRCEFVRSPEELEEAALRLGLPVVVKPGRSSEGQGQTVLRSEQDLNVEAAKAWEAAAEVDPEGPVVVERFIEFDFELTILAARSVDPATGELATWFCEPIGTRHVGGRLVEAWQPAVLSEAAAGNARSIAARITGALGGQGVYAVEMFVAGDEVYFSDARPRPSLDGLLTRATQRLNQCSLHARAVIGLPIDATLVSPGAMVLVEDVVPSVDGLAKAMSVAETGVRFVDGAAVVTSTGESAQEARDRATLAASRL comes from the coding sequence ATGAACGCAGCAATGCCCGAAGAGCAGCAGTCAGAGCAGCAACAGCAGCTCGACAACGAGCCCATTACTCAGCTCGACCCCGCGCGGGATTTGAGGTGTGACCCTCGCCAGGTGCTGGTGCTGGGCGACAGCGTGGTTGAGGAGGAACTCGCGTGGTCCTTCAAGCAGCTCGGGTTCGACGTGACGCACCTGCGCACCACTGAAATAGAGGCGGAAGACATGCAGCAGCGGTATCCGTCGTTGACGGTGGCGGGAGCCGGGGTGGATCCGGACGTGCTCAGGGAGTTGGAGGAGCGCGCCGGGTCGATTGTGGCGCCGTCGGTGGAGGCGCAGGAGCTGTGCAGTTCGCGTGAGGGCGTGCGGGCGACGGCGACGGATTCCTTGGGCTTGCCGACGTTGCGTTGTGAGTTCGTCCGTTCTCCGGAGGAGCTGGAGGAGGCGGCGTTGCGGTTGGGTTTGCCGGTCGTCGTGAAGCCGGGGCGCTCGTCGGAGGGGCAGGGCCAGACGGTGCTGCGGAGCGAGCAGGACCTGAACGTTGAGGCGGCCAAGGCGTGGGAGGCGGCTGCGGAGGTGGACCCGGAGGGTCCGGTGGTCGTGGAGCGGTTTATTGAGTTTGATTTTGAGTTGACGATTTTGGCGGCTCGTTCGGTGGATCCGGCGACGGGTGAGTTGGCGACGTGGTTCTGTGAGCCGATCGGTACGCGGCATGTGGGGGGCCGTTTGGTGGAGGCGTGGCAGCCGGCGGTGTTGTCGGAGGCTGCGGCGGGGAACGCCCGGTCGATTGCGGCCAGGATTACGGGGGCGCTCGGCGGGCAGGGTGTGTACGCGGTGGAGATGTTCGTGGCCGGTGATGAGGTGTACTTCTCGGATGCGCGGCCGCGGCCGTCCTTGGATGGGTTGCTGACGCGTGCGACGCAGCGCCTGAACCAGTGTTCGTTGCACGCGAGGGCAGTGATTGGTCTGCCTATTGACGCCACCTTGGTCAGCCCGGGCGCAATGGTCCTGGTGGAGGATGTTGTCCCGAGCGTGGATGGCCTTGCGAAGGCGATGTCGGTCGCGGAGACTGGTGTGCGTTTTGTGGATGGTGCTGCGGTGGTGACGTCGACGGGTGAGTCGGCGCAGGAGGCGCGGGACCGGGCGACGCTGGCTGCGTCGCGCCTCTGA
- a CDS encoding adenylosuccinate synthase has translation MSAIIIVGAQWGDEGKGKATDILGGKVDYVVKPNGGNNAGHTVVVGGEKYELKLLPAGVLSENATPILGNGVVINLEALFDEIDGLEARGANASRLRISGNAHLVAPYHQTLDRVQERFLGKRAIGTTGRGIGPTYADKVARVGLRVQDILDESILRQKIESALDVKNQMLVKMYNRRAIEADAMMDYFMSYAERLKPMIIDAENVLNTGLAEGKHVLMEGGQATMLDVDHGTYPFVTSSNPTAGGACVGSGIGPTKITATLGIVKAYTTRVGAGPFPTELFDKWGEYLQETGGEVGVNTGRKRRCGWYDSVVARYAARVNGFTDYFLTKLDVLTGIGEIPICVAYDVDGVRHDEMPLTQSDFHHATPIYETMPAWDEDITGCTTFEELPQKAQDYVLRLEELSGAPISYIGVGPGRDQTIVRFDVMDR, from the coding sequence ATGTCCGCCATCATCATTGTCGGCGCCCAATGGGGCGACGAGGGGAAAGGCAAAGCCACCGATATCCTCGGCGGGAAAGTCGACTACGTAGTCAAACCCAACGGCGGTAACAACGCAGGCCACACGGTTGTCGTGGGCGGCGAAAAGTACGAACTGAAACTGCTGCCGGCAGGCGTGCTCAGCGAGAACGCCACCCCAATCCTGGGCAACGGCGTCGTTATCAACCTCGAAGCGCTCTTCGACGAAATCGACGGCCTCGAAGCCCGCGGCGCCAACGCCTCGCGCCTCCGCATCTCCGGCAACGCGCACCTCGTCGCGCCCTACCACCAGACACTCGACCGCGTCCAAGAACGCTTCCTGGGCAAGCGCGCCATCGGCACCACCGGCCGCGGCATCGGCCCCACCTACGCCGACAAAGTCGCCCGCGTCGGCCTGCGCGTCCAAGACATCCTCGACGAATCAATCCTCCGCCAGAAGATCGAATCGGCGCTGGACGTCAAGAACCAAATGCTGGTCAAGATGTACAACCGCCGCGCCATCGAAGCCGACGCAATGATGGACTACTTCATGTCCTACGCCGAACGCCTCAAGCCCATGATTATCGACGCCGAAAACGTCCTCAACACCGGACTCGCCGAAGGCAAGCACGTCCTCATGGAGGGCGGCCAGGCCACCATGCTCGACGTCGACCACGGCACCTACCCGTTCGTGACCTCCTCCAACCCGACCGCCGGCGGCGCCTGCGTCGGCTCCGGCATCGGCCCGACGAAGATCACGGCGACCCTGGGCATCGTCAAGGCGTACACCACGCGCGTCGGCGCGGGCCCGTTCCCAACCGAGCTGTTTGATAAGTGGGGCGAGTACCTGCAGGAAACCGGCGGCGAAGTCGGCGTGAACACCGGCCGCAAGCGCCGCTGCGGCTGGTACGACTCCGTCGTTGCCCGCTACGCCGCCCGCGTCAACGGCTTCACGGACTACTTCCTGACCAAACTCGACGTCCTCACCGGCATCGGCGAAATCCCGATCTGTGTCGCCTACGACGTCGACGGCGTCCGCCACGACGAAATGCCGCTGACCCAGTCCGACTTCCACCACGCCACCCCCATCTACGAAACGATGCCGGCCTGGGACGAGGACATCACCGGCTGCACCACCTTCGAGGAGCTCCCGCAGAAGGCCCAGGACTACGTCCTCCGTCTCGAGGAGCTCTCGGGCGCGCCGATCAGCTACATCGGCGTCGGCCCTGGCCGCGATCAGACCATCGTCCGCTTCGACGTGATGGACCGCTAG
- a CDS encoding FUSC family protein — protein sequence MAKERMGTRARLASVDQSIQARLMRVRKRLLPILQMGIAAGIAYWIAGDIIGNAKPFFAPISVVIIIGMSGGERITKAIDLSIGCALGVLVGDSLFYRLGDGGWQIAAIVSGSLLIASFFSKSQLVNNQVAIGSILIATIMPPGAEVTGFDRTIDAAVGCMVALATIALIPQGPMEPVRAEISNLMGLMSSVLDDVASGLTDRDPQVIDDALEAIRGSQTDIDDMASAVNAGKETTKISPFLWGARRYINSLSLVIPPVDNAVRSCRVLARRALVLCEDGDHVSPQQIELIDVLAKACLDISEVYEVKSRRAQATVIPQIVNELRAVAQGSSVDLLEKDAVLSEYAILAQTRSLTVDLLQVCGMSRESALAALAPTSDTPAYPPESFDLR from the coding sequence ATGGCGAAAGAGAGAATGGGTACGCGTGCCAGGTTGGCGTCGGTGGATCAGTCGATTCAGGCGCGGTTGATGCGTGTGCGCAAGCGCCTGTTGCCGATTCTGCAGATGGGTATCGCGGCGGGTATTGCGTATTGGATCGCGGGGGACATTATTGGCAACGCGAAGCCATTTTTTGCCCCGATTTCGGTGGTGATCATTATTGGCATGTCGGGTGGGGAGCGCATTACGAAGGCGATCGATTTGTCGATTGGTTGTGCGTTGGGCGTGCTGGTGGGGGATTCGCTGTTTTACAGGTTGGGGGATGGGGGTTGGCAGATTGCGGCGATTGTGTCGGGCAGTTTGTTGATTGCGTCGTTCTTTTCGAAGTCGCAGTTGGTGAATAACCAGGTGGCGATTGGTTCGATTCTGATCGCGACGATTATGCCGCCCGGTGCGGAGGTGACGGGTTTTGACCGTACGATTGACGCGGCGGTGGGTTGCATGGTGGCGTTGGCCACGATTGCTCTGATTCCGCAGGGGCCGATGGAGCCGGTGCGCGCGGAGATTTCGAACTTGATGGGGTTGATGAGTTCAGTGCTTGACGACGTCGCCTCCGGCCTCACCGACCGCGATCCTCAAGTAATCGATGATGCGTTGGAGGCGATCCGCGGGTCGCAGACGGATATTGACGATATGGCGTCGGCGGTGAACGCGGGAAAGGAGACGACGAAGATTTCGCCGTTTCTGTGGGGCGCGCGCCGTTACATCAATTCCCTGAGCTTGGTGATCCCGCCGGTGGATAACGCGGTGCGCTCGTGCCGGGTGCTGGCGCGTCGCGCATTGGTGCTGTGCGAGGACGGTGACCACGTCTCGCCGCAGCAGATTGAGTTGATTGACGTGTTGGCGAAGGCGTGCTTGGACATTTCTGAGGTGTACGAGGTGAAGTCGCGGCGTGCGCAGGCCACCGTGATCCCGCAGATTGTGAACGAGTTGCGGGCGGTGGCGCAGGGCTCGTCGGTGGACCTCCTGGAGAAGGACGCGGTGTTGTCGGAGTACGCGATTCTGGCGCAGACGCGTTCGCTGACGGTGGACTTGCTGCAGGTGTGCGGTATGTCGCGGGAGTCGGCGTTGGCGGCGCTGGCCCCGACCTCTGACACGCCGGCGTACCCGCCGGAGTCCTTCGATTTGCGCTAA
- a CDS encoding type II toxin-antitoxin system RelE family toxin, whose translation MAWQIEFSPRARKAVRRLDKQVQRRLFQVLGDLSRLNDPRVRGKALVGGMSGLWRWRIGDYRVIAEIQDDIVTVLVVDVGHRGEIYR comes from the coding sequence GTGGCCTGGCAGATTGAGTTTTCGCCTAGGGCACGAAAGGCGGTGCGGCGGTTAGACAAGCAGGTACAGCGTCGGCTTTTTCAAGTCTTGGGTGATTTGTCGCGGTTGAATGATCCACGCGTCCGCGGTAAAGCCCTTGTAGGTGGAATGTCAGGGTTGTGGCGGTGGCGTATCGGGGACTATCGGGTAATTGCTGAGATTCAAGATGACATCGTGACGGTGTTGGTGGTTGATGTTGGGCACCGTGGAGAAATTTATAGGTAG
- a CDS encoding ribbon-helix-helix protein, CopG family: MSGSVISLRMDEVQKRRLDELATKTGRPKAFYIREAIEAYLDDAEYIYELQAEAEAVRRGELETVTLDELKAECGLAD; the protein is encoded by the coding sequence ATGAGTGGATCAGTGATTAGTTTGCGAATGGACGAAGTCCAGAAGCGTCGGCTTGACGAGCTTGCTACAAAGACAGGTAGGCCAAAGGCGTTCTACATCCGTGAGGCAATTGAGGCCTATCTTGATGACGCTGAATACATCTACGAGCTTCAGGCTGAGGCGGAAGCTGTTCGTAGGGGCGAGCTGGAAACTGTTACCCTCGATGAGCTAAAGGCCGAGTGTGGCCTGGCAGATTGA
- the fbaA gene encoding class II fructose-bisphosphate aldolase, which produces MFMPIATPEVYNQMLDTAKKGGFAYPAINCTSSETINAAIRGFAEAESDGIIQFSTGGAEFGSGLSVKNKVAGAQALAAFAHEIAKHYDVNIALHTDHCQLEVLDEYVRPLIAISQERVDRGENPLFQSHMWDGSAIPIDHNLEVAQELLEKAHKANIILEVEIGVVGGEEDGVQAKAGANLYTSEEDFEKTIDALGTGENGRYLLAATFGNVHGVYKPGNVKLRPEVLDMGQKVAEKKLGLAAGTNPFDFVFHGGSGSEKEKIEEALRYGVIKMNVDTDTQYAFTRPVVSHMFENYNGVLKIDGEVGNKKVYDPRSYMKKAEQGMADRVIEACQDLRSVGTSVSK; this is translated from the coding sequence ATCTTCATGCCAATTGCAACCCCTGAGGTCTACAACCAGATGCTCGACACTGCAAAGAAGGGCGGGTTCGCATACCCGGCCATCAACTGCACGTCGTCTGAGACCATCAACGCCGCAATTCGTGGTTTCGCAGAAGCCGAGTCTGACGGCATCATCCAGTTCTCGACCGGCGGCGCAGAGTTCGGCTCTGGCCTGTCCGTGAAGAACAAGGTTGCGGGTGCCCAGGCGCTTGCTGCGTTCGCACATGAGATCGCTAAGCACTACGACGTCAACATTGCGCTGCACACCGACCACTGCCAGCTCGAGGTTCTCGACGAGTACGTCCGCCCACTCATCGCGATCTCCCAGGAGCGCGTCGACCGCGGCGAGAACCCACTGTTCCAGTCCCACATGTGGGACGGCTCCGCCATCCCAATCGACCACAACCTTGAGGTCGCCCAGGAGCTCCTGGAGAAGGCACACAAGGCCAACATCATCCTCGAGGTCGAGATCGGCGTCGTCGGTGGCGAAGAAGACGGCGTCCAGGCTAAGGCCGGCGCGAACCTGTACACCAGCGAAGAGGACTTTGAGAAGACCATCGATGCCCTCGGCACCGGCGAGAACGGCCGCTACCTGCTGGCCGCAACCTTCGGCAACGTCCACGGCGTATACAAGCCAGGCAACGTGAAGCTGCGCCCAGAGGTCCTCGACATGGGCCAGAAGGTCGCCGAGAAGAAACTCGGCCTCGCAGCCGGCACCAACCCATTCGACTTCGTCTTCCACGGTGGCTCCGGCTCCGAGAAGGAGAAGATCGAGGAGGCCCTGCGTTACGGCGTCATCAAGATGAACGTTGACACCGACACCCAGTACGCCTTCACCCGCCCAGTGGTCTCCCACATGTTCGAGAACTACAACGGCGTCCTGAAGATCGACGGCGAAGTGGGCAACAAGAAGGTCTACGACCCACGCTCCTACATGAAGAAGGCTGAGCAGGGCATGGCCGACCGCGTCATCGAGGCCTGCCAGGACCTGCGCTCCGTTGGCACCTCCGTGTCCAAGTAG
- a CDS encoding glycoside hydrolase family 76 protein yields the protein MEESAAETWSHRADLAQSAVQERHASRLWGLPKTNLAVVTWPPGSKDRLYWHWHYWWQAHYLDCQIDAAIRRPTKTHKRRLKDTLRGIQRRNLGKLTKNKYYDDKAWLALAWNRAVDEGLARRTKALDALEFDLLAGIDPVMGVLPWRTEETFYNVPSNGPAALLFARTGRLDKARELLDWTFDNLVTESGLVQDGIRMRMHGPEVVDKLYTYNQGTVLGASLEIALALRADVGLRDDEPIDSFAYSKRADDSVFYITHIRAIVEAIVLHMATPQGVILNKPYESGDGDGGLFKGILARYLADVAVRLPEDSRQNIATKKIASRLIMASAESLWSHRLEVDGLPIFSARWTEDARLPHNYGLGPSSLSEAVGLVRIDERDLSVQLSGWMLLEAAARVAAANSQ from the coding sequence GTGGAAGAATCCGCCGCGGAAACATGGTCGCACCGCGCTGACCTGGCTCAATCGGCCGTGCAGGAGCGGCACGCCTCCCGCCTGTGGGGGCTGCCGAAGACGAACCTCGCGGTGGTCACGTGGCCGCCGGGCTCGAAGGATCGCCTCTACTGGCACTGGCACTACTGGTGGCAGGCCCACTATTTGGACTGCCAAATCGACGCCGCTATTCGACGCCCCACCAAAACCCACAAGCGCCGCCTCAAAGACACCCTGCGTGGCATCCAGCGCCGCAACCTGGGCAAGCTGACGAAGAACAAGTACTACGACGACAAGGCCTGGCTGGCCCTGGCGTGGAACCGCGCCGTCGACGAGGGTTTGGCGCGCCGCACGAAGGCCCTCGACGCCCTGGAGTTCGACCTGCTCGCAGGCATCGACCCGGTGATGGGTGTGCTGCCGTGGCGCACGGAGGAAACCTTCTACAACGTGCCCTCGAACGGCCCGGCCGCCCTCTTGTTCGCGCGCACCGGCCGCCTGGACAAGGCCCGCGAGCTGCTTGACTGGACGTTCGACAACCTGGTCACCGAATCAGGCCTGGTGCAGGACGGGATCCGGATGCGGATGCATGGCCCGGAGGTCGTCGACAAGCTGTATACGTACAACCAGGGCACGGTGCTCGGCGCGAGCCTAGAGATCGCGCTGGCGTTGCGCGCCGACGTCGGACTTCGCGACGACGAGCCAATCGACTCCTTCGCGTACTCAAAACGCGCCGACGATTCCGTGTTTTACATCACACATATCCGGGCAATCGTAGAAGCGATTGTCCTGCATATGGCTACCCCCCAGGGGGTAATTCTGAACAAGCCCTACGAATCCGGCGACGGCGACGGCGGCCTGTTCAAGGGAATTCTCGCGCGCTACCTCGCAGATGTTGCGGTGCGCCTGCCGGAAGACTCCCGCCAGAACATCGCGACCAAAAAGATAGCATCAAGGCTGATTATGGCCTCGGCGGAGTCCCTTTGGTCCCATCGTTTGGAGGTCGACGGACTGCCGATCTTCTCCGCGCGATGGACCGAAGACGCCCGCCTTCCCCACAATTACGGGCTCGGCCCATCCTCCCTGAGCGAAGCCGTCGGGTTGGTCCGAATTGATGAGAGGGACCTTTCGGTACAGCTTTCTGGGTGGATGCTGCTGGAGGCTGCTGCGCGGGTGGCGGCTGCAAATAGTCAGTAA
- a CDS encoding TrmH family RNA methyltransferase yields MDSTEQAEQAKGPTEWNEGRHGVGPWEGPWPDDPRLDPQFLEEGDRRNVVDAYRYWSLEAIREELDQRRHPFHVAIENFENDANIGTVVRTANAFLAEEVHIIGRRRWNRRGAMVTDRYQHIRHHATIEDFAQWAKEHDLPIVAIDNTPGCVPLETAELPQRCVLVFGQEGPGITDETQREASMTCSIAQFGSTRSINAGVAAGIAMHAWIRQHADLSTAW; encoded by the coding sequence TTGGACTCAACTGAGCAGGCTGAGCAGGCCAAAGGACCGACGGAGTGGAATGAGGGCCGCCACGGCGTAGGCCCGTGGGAGGGCCCGTGGCCGGATGACCCCCGCCTGGATCCGCAGTTTTTGGAGGAGGGGGATCGTCGCAACGTAGTGGACGCTTACCGCTACTGGTCGCTGGAGGCGATCCGCGAGGAGCTGGATCAGCGGCGCCACCCGTTCCACGTCGCGATTGAGAACTTTGAAAACGACGCCAACATCGGCACCGTGGTGCGCACCGCGAACGCGTTTCTGGCCGAGGAAGTCCACATCATTGGGCGGCGGCGCTGGAACCGGCGCGGCGCGATGGTGACGGACCGCTACCAGCACATCCGCCACCACGCGACGATCGAGGACTTCGCCCAGTGGGCCAAGGAGCACGACCTGCCGATTGTGGCGATCGATAACACGCCCGGCTGCGTGCCGCTCGAAACGGCGGAACTTCCGCAGCGCTGCGTGTTAGTGTTCGGGCAGGAAGGTCCCGGCATTACGGACGAGACGCAGCGCGAGGCGTCGATGACGTGCTCGATTGCGCAGTTCGGCTCGACGCGTTCGATTAACGCTGGTGTTGCTGCGGGCATCGCGATGCACGCGTGGATACGCCAGCACGCCGACTTGAGTACTGCTTGGTGA
- the pyrE gene encoding orotate phosphoribosyltransferase, with the protein MNDKARLAELVKELAVVRGKVTLSSGKEADYYVDLRRATLHHEAAPLIGKLLREMTADLEFDAVGGLTLGADPVATAVMHAAGRPIDAFVVRKEAKKHGMQRRIEGPSIVGKKVLVVEDTTTTGNSPLTAVEAVRAEGAEVVAVATVVDRATGAADALHEAGLDYRFLLGLEDLGLN; encoded by the coding sequence ATGAACGATAAAGCACGCCTCGCAGAGCTGGTGAAGGAACTGGCCGTGGTGCGCGGCAAGGTCACGCTTTCCTCCGGGAAGGAGGCGGACTACTACGTGGATCTGCGTCGTGCGACGTTGCACCATGAGGCTGCGCCGCTGATCGGCAAGCTGTTGCGTGAGATGACGGCGGACCTGGAGTTCGACGCGGTCGGTGGTCTGACGCTGGGTGCGGACCCGGTGGCCACGGCCGTGATGCACGCCGCCGGCCGCCCGATCGACGCGTTCGTGGTGCGCAAGGAGGCGAAGAAGCACGGGATGCAGCGCCGGATTGAGGGGCCGTCGATTGTTGGCAAGAAGGTCCTCGTGGTGGAGGACACCACCACGACGGGCAACTCGCCGCTGACCGCGGTGGAGGCCGTGCGCGCTGAGGGCGCGGAGGTCGTCGCGGTGGCCACCGTGGTGGACCGCGCAACCGGCGCCGCCGACGCCCTGCACGAGGCCGGCCTGGACTACCGATTCCTGCTGGGGCTCGAGGACCTTGGACTCAACTGA